In one Lycium barbarum isolate Lr01 chromosome 7, ASM1917538v2, whole genome shotgun sequence genomic region, the following are encoded:
- the LOC132601898 gene encoding uncharacterized protein LOC132601898: MIPLVEVIKLLNGSNKPQVGFIYDTLDQAKETIKKEFKHQTSHYASFWEAIDDIWDEYLHSHLHVAGYFLNPTIFYSRDFHTNVEGSRGLCFCVICMAEHRHKQDLITSQIDEYHLGKLWLQNFGGQNTEVIVPNCIGLLFESLVTCNGASHYRLKRSLVEILLTERMNRIGQQRPQDLLFIHCNMQVQALDPEGSHDIAGDVLDLMDEWTVGKRPNLVSGEH; encoded by the exons ATGATTCCCCTGGTGGAAGTTATAAAATTGCTAAATGGTAGTAATAAGCCACAAGTTGGTTTTATATATGATACATTAGATCAAGCTAAGGAGACCATCAAAAAGGAATTCAAACACCAGACATCCCATTATGCAAGCTTCTGGGAAGCCATAGATGACATATGGGACGAATATCTCCATAGTCATCTCCATGTTGCAGGTTACTTTTTGAATCCAACCATTTTTTACTCAAGGGATTTCCACACTAATGTGGAAGGTTCGCGTGGTCTTTGTTTTTGTGTTATTTGCATGGCAGAACATCGTCATAAACAGGATTTGATCACGTCGCAAATTGATGAGTACCACTTGGGAAA GTTATGGTTGCAGAACTTTGGTGGTCAGAATACGGAGGTGATTGTCCCGAACTGCATAGGCTTGCTGTTCGAATCTTTAGTCACATGCAATGGTGCTTCACATTATAGGCTAAAAAGGAGCTTGGTCGAGATATTACTAACAGAACGGATGAACCGGATAGGGCAGCAGAGGCCTCAGGACTTGTTATTTATCCATTGTAATATGCAAGTACAAGCTCTTGATCCTGAAGGAAGCCATGACATTGCAGGTGATGTTCTTGACCTGATGGATGAGTGGACAGTCGGAAAAAGGCCAAATTTGGTGTCTGGAGAACACTGA